ACGATGATTTTACCATTGAGAATCGTATTCAACTATTCGTATTTCGTATGCATGGGATATTGGGATGAATCATGGAAAACTATTTGCCtctttaagaaaaaaaagagaagggtGTAAGAAATGTaattaacatttttctttttcactggcAAGGGTAAGTGAGATCTCTTACACACAAGTCTTGTTCTAAAATCGTAAATCAGCAAGAAGAGACAAGTTAATTACTAGTTAGTTAGTAATGCACACGGTTCCTCTTGTTTATCTCCGGTGGAAAAATGTGcgtcaaacattattaaataataaatcgaAAACAAAACCCAACCATCACCATTCACCTCATACCTTCAAACTCACCCAACTTTATGGTGTTCTTCGCGTTACCTAcaccaccttcttcttcttcttctttggttgctctttttcttttctctctttttaaagcATACGAATAGTGCTCCCAGAAAAGGAGTGAGGAGGGGACCGAGTGTGATTCAGTTTCTGCCTCTTCACACCTCGGTTTCCCGCTACTTTCATTCTTCATTTCCTCTTCTTGCTATTCTTAGTTTAATACCCTTTTCTTATTCGGTTTCTATAACTTAGATCTTAGCAACACCAACTCTCAAGGCTCAACCTAGGCTGTTGCTGTCTTATTCAGCAATTGTTGGTTAGTTCATGTCTTATTTTTCCCCCTAGCAATGTTCGCCCAATAACTGTGTGCATCTGTTGAATTAATGTCTTGCTTTGCTCTTTACCATAAAGTAACAATAAATACATGAAAACTGAATTTGGAACACTTTGGGTTCCTAGTGCTTACCCATGTTTTTGTTTCTTAGCCTCTGCTGAATCTGTATTAAGAGTCTGGTTGGGTCCTGAATTGTGAATGCAGATGTGGCCAGAAATTTTGAATGGCTGAGTGATGTGATATGAGGGAGACAATGAATAAGTGTATCTTGGATATGTTTTGAGGAATGTGAACTTGATATGTTACATCCATCTTATAAGTATTGAAGATTAAAGATACCTTccagagaagatgaagaaacaaTTGACCGGTATCCGGGGTGATTCTCCCTTGCACTCAGCAATCCGAGCTGGAAACATGGAATTGGTGCTGGGAATCATCTCTGAGAATGGAGAGGAGGAATTGAAGGAGTTGCTCTCAAAGACAAATAACTCTGGTGAAACTGCCTTATATGTTGCTGCTGAAAATGATAATCTTGATATAGTGAAGGAATTGATCAAATATCATGATATTGGTTTGGCCGGCTTCAAAGCTAAGAACGGATTTGATGCATTCCACATTGCTGCTAAAAATGGGAACTTGGGTGAGTGTCTTAATTCTCTTTACTTCATCGGAGCTTACAGTTATTTCACTtcattttgatgaatgatgTGCAACATGTTATAATAACTCTCTGGTTAATTTTTCAAAGAAAGTTCGCTTCTTAGGATTTGTTGATATAGAACTACACATTATTTCTCTCCAATTTGAGTTCTTATGTCAAATTAGCCATAACTCTTTTACATCTGCTAGCTTTCTAGGTTTTACATTTTGACTCTTATTTTTGTTGATCATCACACTTACAAATTTATCATTAATCTAATGTTTGGAATTTTTCTGactcctcttctctcttccggTTTGTAGAGATATTGAAGGTCCTCATGGAAGCCTTTCCCGAAGTTTCAATGACAGTCGATATGTCAAACACTACTGCATTGCACACAGCTGCAGCACAAGGATATATTGAGGTAGTAAATTTTCTCTTTGAAAAGGGTAGCAGCCTGATAAGTATTGCGAAAAGCAATGGGAAAACTGTGTTGCATTCTGCTGCAAGGAATGGCCATGTTGAGGTCATCAAGGCCCTTCTGAGCAGAGAACCAGAACTCGCAACAAGAGTTGATAAGAAGGGGCAGACAGCACTCCATATGGCAGTGAAAGGACAAAACCTTGACTTGGTGGATGAACTTTTGAAATCAAGCACATCATTGCTTAACATGGTGGATGCAAAGGGAAACACTGCTCTGCATATTGCAACCCGAAAGGGTCGCCTACAGGTAAAAACCACTTTCCTGTTCTCGCTTTGTTAAGATAGTGAGCATATGGTTTTCCATTGGACTCAGAGTCCATCATCTTCTAAGAGCATAATCTAAACTTATTTTCTCAAGTTAATTTTGTGTATGATATTCAAAGAACTTCAGAAGTAtgtctattttatttgataACTAGCATAAAGAGCGGCCGAATGCCTACGACTCCTACTGTAGGGTCTAGGAGGGCAGCTGCAGTCATAGCCCTACCTCTAAATTAATCTAGTAAGCACTTTGAGGGAAAAATGCACTTTGTGCCACTACTAGTGTTTTATATGGCAATTGCTGTCTTGTGGACTGCAGCATATGGGTGGTGAAAATGAAATAATACGTTGACATAAACTTTGGTGTTTGTTTTTCCCTAGTAATGTTTGTTGAccttgttttaaaattttaatatcctGATATGACATCATCATAAGCAGTTGACTGGGTCCTGCAACCGTTGTAAGCAAACTTCTCTTAGCATTCTATTGATAATCTTTGCAGATTGTTCAGAAGATACTAGATTGCCGAGAAATAAACACTGATGTTATCAATAAATCTGGTGAAACTGTGCTGGATACTGCCGAGAAAAACAACCGTAAGGACATTGCCAACTTGCTGCAAGTTCGGGGAGCTAAAAGTGCCAAGTCCATCAAGTCACCTGCCACAAACACAGCCCTCGAGCTCAAACGAACTGTGAGCGACATCAAAAGTGGGGTTCATAACCAGCTGGAACACACATTTAAAACGCAAAGAAGGATGCAAGGCATAGCGAAACGAATCAATAAAATGCAGGCCGAGGGACTTAACAATGCAATCAACTCCAACACTGTTGTTGCTGTCCTTATAGCAACAGTTGCTTTTGCAGCCATATTTAATGTTCCAGGCCAGTATCCTCAGACCCCAAGTGACCGTCCTCCCAGCTTGTCTCTTGGGGAGGTATACATCGCTCCCAATATCGAGttcacaatattcataatcTTTGATTCTCTCGCCCTCTTCATATCATTGGCCGTTGTGGTTGTCCAAACATCGGTGGTTGTCATCGAGAGGAAAGCGAAGAAACAAATGACAGCCGTTATAAACAAGTTGATGTGGTTAGCCTGTGTGCTAATTTCTGTGTCATTCCTTGCAATGTCATACATCGTTGTGGGGGATAATAAAGGTTTGGCTATAGCAGCAACAGCTCTAGGAACTGTGATTATGGCAGCTACACTAGGAACACTATGTTATTGGGTGATCGCTCACCGACTCGAGGCTGCCAGATTGCGAAGTCTTCGGACAACAATGAGCAGTAGGCAGTCATTATCCATGTCAATGATGTCGCCATCGGAGAACGAGTATAAGACGGTGTATGCAATATAAAGACAAGACGATCTGTACCATGCCTTAAACTTTTTGGTATCTAACTACACTAACATAGACTCAGATGTTTTCTTAGTAAAAGCAAACATGATTTAATGCTGCAAAAGCATGCCTTTGGAACAACACAGGCAAAGATTTGTAATCATACCAATGTAATTTATCATCCGAGGTATTGAATTGGAAACATGCTCATTAGCATAGAATTAGTGAATCTATGTTGTTTTTTCGACATCAACTAATGAATTTATGTGAGAGTACTATCAAATCAGGTGACTGCATGTGAAAATGGATTAAAAAATGGATATGCATCAGAACATTTCACAACATTTACATTCAAAACAGAAATTCAATTTTTCCAATTGAAAGTTTTCATTAATTAGCTGTAACTAAGGATGTGAATTTCTTGTTCAGTTGATATATTTGTAAAGcatctatctatctatttttattacataaaaaatacatattgatttttatgattgtgTCACATCAACAACTTTGTATAGATGCCTTTTTTACAATTTTgtaatataaaagataataaatttttatatggtAATGGTACAAAACTTCAATCATCTCaatcaattaaattcaatacCTATTGTTActcaattgaattaaaaaaagtaataatgatATACAATTACTATTTACATTAAAATTATAACCATAACAATTTTCAGTTACAAATATTTAAAGTGTATATTATTTAGTCAATTTAAACATATTTTCAATAACTCTCTCTTGCtactattattctattttttaatctCTTAAGTGAATTGTCCAAAACATCTCCAATTCTCCAGGCACATTCAACTTTGACACAACATCTATTTATTAGATATACATTCTAAtatatcataattaataaaatttatttgtaatttatattatatattttgtatttttttttcaattattttttataacttttttttaaattatctccAAAAAGAACTAAAGAAAAATCTCAAAATTACACAAGTCAATATTTATTAAAGAGACCAACTTCACAGGATTTTATTATTGTCgtatatttcttttgtttttttaaataattgtattaaattatatagaaatggtaaatattttttacaaattaaattttttaatttaaaattaatttatatattatctaattaatcttcaaataatataacatttttaaatttgtagtatataatataattaatttagctTTTCACACTATGCACGGGTCTTAGTCGAGTAGTTGTTTAAGGTGGTTGCTTAATTTACACCACAGCATGATAAATGTTGGGAAAAAGCTTAGATAACTCGTCTTCAAAATGAACAAATACAAAACTATTTCCTATGTGTGTTCCTTGGGAAAAAGCTTAAATTATATACATTTTTATGAAAGTTGAAGCTTAAGGACGAACATAcctgttcctttccttgcttaccttatttttcattttcccTTGCAAACTTTAAAGACAAGTTCATTTAAAGAGAGCCATTTCATTTAAGGGGCAAAAAAGCGAAAAAACCTGATATGGTACAATATGTAAACCACAAATTCTACAATTGGGTTGATTAGTGACACAACCTATTGCTTAAGGTGGACCAAATGAATGAATATTTGAGGATTGACTCTAACATTAATTTCTATGCCATCAAAGAATTTCCCTAATCCCTATAGGAGAAGGAAACTTTCGAATAGAAGGAAGAACATATAGTATTTCCATTTACATCCTTATACCCTATACTAATTGTCATTGACATCTGGAATGGGGACTCTCCAATAATTCCATGAGTTGAAGTCCTCATGCTCAACCAAAGAAGTAGGTGGGAACATGTCATTGACAAGGGTGTGCAATGATGTGTAAGATTTTGAATCAATTCTTTGACTTATTGCTACCTCACCCTGTTCATTTTCATAGACATTCAAATTAATTACATGCTATAACTAGAGAAAGTACTAGTTAATAGAAATCATCAAATCACACACCTtaggattaataataaatattttgccTTTTGGGATCCCTATCTTCCTGTAGCTAAGTTCATCTGTGTCTCTATTGCCAAATCCAGCATAGAATGGATTGTAATCAGCAGGGAACAGTCTTTTGATATCCTGCAAATCAATTTTCATCAGAAAACATGTTTAATATAATGTTGTTGGTAAGGTTTCTAGCTCTGGTAATTTACCTCTAGACAAGCAATCTTGAACTCATGAGGTGCTCTTCTTATCACTTCCATTTGTGAAGGAAACAAACACAACATAACAAGTCAGATATACAAGTAACGAAACTGTAAGATTAGGGCAGTAATTATAAGTCTAGGCAGTAGAGATAGAATCAGTTTAGAATATGAAGAATAGAATTAAGAAGGGAGAGTAGGAAGAGAGTAGAAGGAAATGAGAAACAGAAGTTGGAAGGTATCAAGGTGATACTCTCTGAGTCTCTTGATGAATCCATTGAAGAACCAATTATGAAAAATAGAGAACAAGGTAGCATTTGAGAGGCTACCACCTTCCTAATCTCCTGCCCAGTCTAAAATCCCCCTCCCCCTTGAATTCCTTCATTCCTTCTATTTATACTCTTGATCCTCTCTATAACAGAATTCATTCCTCTCACGTCCTCTCCACTAACCTTTCTTGCTGTCCTATTGTTACATTAGTTGGTTCCATTCTATTGTCATTTTCAgcgctctttttttttcactcttCTACAGTAATAGAAGGTAAAGGAGCTATTTTACTACTCTCCTCTCTAACTGACTTAACTGCTTCCATCcccccttttttcttgttttcttgcCTTTGGTGCTTAACAGaaacagataaaaaaaaaaggtagtCAGAAAGTAGTTTATTTATACAAAATCAAGCATTTAGATCATCTATATGACTTCTTCAATCACAACAGAAACCATGATTTTATCTAACACACACTTTCTACTTAGTGATACTGACAATCACAGTATGCATCTCTTCACAATAATGACAAGAATGTAGTTGTAAACATTAAGCATAACTACATTGGCAGAAAGAGGAGTTATTATCAATTATCATGATCACAGCCATAATGAGTTTCGCACAAAAAGGTTTCTCACCTTCTCGGTATAGTGAAGGGAATAATCCATCAGGTGAAATAACAACAGGTCCATTTGGTAAGGTATTTCCATCCTAAAAATGTACaacttaattaatattaatgatGTCCTTTTAAGGTAAGACGAAAGgctgtaaaaaaaaaacactatatAAATAAACAGATGAGGACTTAATTACTCATGCATTCTAAGACCAACAAAACCCTTCATAAGAAAATCTCATAGATAGATTCCTGGATGAAAGAATAAATAAACCTACAATTGAAAATAAACTGTTAATTTCAACTTACAATACCTGTTTCAGGTTAAGCAAGAAGTTCCTGGTTAGATAAGCTTGGACAATTGCACGAGCACTCAGAAATAGCAGCTGATAACCATTTTCCTAACATAAATTCAGTATCCAGCATTAGATTTGAGATTCAATTCAATGAAACAATAGATAGATAATAACGTCAACCATGCTGGGGTGCATTTACATTTGATAGAAGAAAAAGTTAAGTAGACAACCATTACTATGTAACAAGCTTGTTGAAGAGTGCAAGGTGAAACAaggaaacaaaagaaacaaaaaaaaaagtagagcATGCAACTGGACTATGGACCATGGACAATTAGTATCAGTTCTGTTAGACACAAAAAAAGCCATCATCTCAAGAGCCTTCGTATCAAACAGGCTTGATCATATAGGATATAGCAAAACAGTCCAGACTTGACCAGACTCTGGGCTCGATTATATAGTAATGCTCGACTTCCTAATCAAAActtgtttatatgtatattggCATAATATCTCTCAAGGTGAGTATTAACTAAAAATTGTGGGTGCACCAATACAAATGCTTCCAATCTAGAGTAAATCTCAGCCTTAACAACGAATAACCATAAGTAAATAGAAGTTAAACTCCAGTTAAGAGACAGCTGATAAGAGCAGGTAGCAAAGGAAACAGTGGTAACAGATAAGCAGTAATTTGATTCTACCTCTTTTATACAACATGCTTCATAAACATACGCAATTTTCCTCATCAATTTTGACATTAGCAATACCCCAACTTGATTGATATATCTCTAGAAGTTAACAAATACCTTAATAGCTGAGAAAAGCCTTGCCACTCCAGATTGTGACCAATCTTTCCCAACTAAAGGCATGAACTGCCCCAAAACATCAGACCTGAAAGGAAATAAAtggtagaaataaaagaagggGAAAATTAAGATGTTGATGGTTAATGGTGATTCTGAAACCATAATGAAACTCTTCCCTCTAATCTTGCAGCAGCTTTTTTCTTGTTATAGAAAAAATAGCGAAAGGCAATCATGTAATATCTTTTGCTTTTCAATCTACATAATGTAGGCCCGGACAAAAGTTATAGTGAATCACCAATAAAGAAGACAACAATACTTCTCACTATTTAGTGAAGTGAAAGGATCATCATGAGAAATTTTGTATAGTATGCATGTGAACTAATAATAGATGCTTAGGTTCATTAAAATGACATTCTAAATCTAAGACTAACAGACAACTTAAAATTTAAGACTTCATGTTTCAAACTAGAACCTGCATCCCTTTTCACATTTTTCTTCATGTTGTAAAAGTTTCATTAGCATCAACAGCTATCAAAATTTGCAATGACCATAATAAGAtttcatcataaaataaaataaggtccaattaagaaagagagaagagaaaaggggGGGGGGCGTAGAATGTGGTGTCAATCATCCACTTCAAGTTTAAAATGGTATTTGTTATCCTAAAAATGTATAGTCAGTAGTCTTACTTGGTAATAGTTCCATCTACATCTGAAATTACAATTTTTGCATCCCATTTCCATAAGTATATGTGAGCATCAACCTGAAATGCAATTAAAATTCCACACTAAATAAGCCAAACATCCaagtctttttttttctgtaGTGTATCCTAAATGGATGCCAAACCTGTTGTGTTCCAAGAACCCTTGTAGAGAAGCTGAATGTTACCAAATTTTGACCTTCTTTGAGATTCAAGGAAGCTATCTGCTCATTACCAGGAACATTTGTTCGAACAAATTGTTTATGTGGAGACCCAGGATTATAAGATTTTGGACTCGGATCCAAAAGAGAAGACTGCAACTCGGACTCGGTATCTACAAAGATCTCATCACTTGATGCATTACTAGTACTGTGCTCTAGTGTCTTTACTCTTCGAAAAGGAATAGGCCAAAGTCTCCATCTCCGTCCAGACGAAGTTGATCCAGCATCACCATCCCTGGATAGTGCATCCCCCTGTTCCACAGGAATTGTATCATCGGGATTAACAGGTGAATCTAAACCAAATACAGCCATCCCAAGAATAAGAGGAGCGGCCTTTTCCCACAGCAGATATCTCTCTCTGAACTTGACAACaagattttcattttttattattaatggtGCAGAAGCTCTAAATTCCTCTGCGGATATCCTATGTGCATCAAATGTTTCAGCAGCAGCAACTGAACCCATACCCACTTTAAGCTCATGACCACAAAGTGATATTTCAAATCCTGCAAGTATTAAGATAAATTGAAGTAAATAAACCTCCACTAAGAATTAATGTTGAGAATCAATTGCTCGGTGAAAGAAAAACTAATTTGAAGCAGAATTCTTACCCAACCCATAATAACTTTGGTCCTCATCATTGGAAGTTGTTGGTTGGGGTTCGATTTCCTCACTTAGATTTTTGGCATCATCAAGTGCAGGAATTTGTTTACTATCATCTACCCCATCAGTCAACACTGAATTTTCAATGAGTTCATCATTCCCTTCAGTCTCATTATCATTAGTAACAGAATGACTTCCAGAATCAGTGTCAACATGCACCGATGCTTTATCATCAACCTCTTGAACTCCTCCTAATTCCACTTTTGTAGATCCATTCTCATCAGAATAAGTAGGCCTACTAAGGGGAGATAACTCATCAATGCTGCAAGGGCTCTTAATGTTCTCTTGTGCATTTTCATTACCAACTGAACAATTTGCATTATATTCGTCTGCTGATTTTTGAACCTTCGCTGGGGAACCTTCATCTTCCGAATCAGCATTTTCATCCTGCTGGCCAAATTGGTCTAATGCCAAACAGCTTTTGAAAACGGTCTCTCTCCTCAAGCCAAATGCAACCTCTTCTGTATCAGATTGCACATaattttcttgatctttaatCACCAAGGTCGCTTCTGCGTATCTAACATGTACCTCCTCTCTTTGGTGAACTTTGGCCACAATCTCTGATGTCGTATCACCCCCATTCCTGTTATAACTACAGGATGGAACATCATCTGTTGAATCATCCAGCTTTCTAATATAATCAGCAGCCCAAGCATTTTCATCAGAAGTAAACTCATTTCCTTCACAGAACTCAGTCCCTTCAGCTGGGCCAAGGTGAAATTGAGGATTTTTTAACTGCACATTCTCCTCATCGTTTTGCTCTGATCCACATATTGGGGCTGTCATCATATGACCATCGACACTAACCAATACCACTTCCGGATGGGAACCATGTGAGTCCAAACCATTCTCTCCATTGGGATTATCATATCGATTAGACCCATATTCTGACAACTCAAATGAACCGTCAACACCAGGTTCATCATCCTGGAGTTCATAATATCTCCTATCAAGATCAGATTCCACCCTTTGTATTTGAGGTCGATCATTAGCCTTTAACCGAAGCACCCCCGAATCAGAGATACTATGGTCAAGTCTATGGACATGAGTAAAATCAGATTGACCTGCATCTTCATCAGCCACACTTGACTCAACGTCCTTATCATCATCCACCTCCTTTATAAAATAAGCCTCTCCTGAATTGTCAAGATACATATGGAAGTTTGCTTCAACCCCATTGACATTTATACGAACAAACTTTTCAGCGCCTTTAAGAACACCCTGGAATTTACCAAACCGAACATACCACGGCGTGCTCCGAAATGTACCATCTTGTTGCTGAACAACAATGACATCAACAGCACCACCAAAGGGATGAAAAGGGGTAGCAACTGAATAGACACCTTGTGTGATCAAGCTTCCAACTTTTCCCACCacattcatcttttaattccAGCAATCTCAAAGTTTAATATTGTAGAATGTTAGGGAGGTCCGAAAAATAGACCTCAAACTCGAAGTTAGTTGAGTCTGCCTtcgatcaaaacaatgaattccaaccatacgtttaaaaattattaatattctcCAGGTCCAACAAACTTGGACCAAGATTATATTAATTTCTTGGCCTGGTGTTCAACAACAATACTGCATGACAATCAAATGAGgggaaaaatatatataaatttttttaaattattttaaaagaaatatagaTTTAACAAACGGTAATGGTCATTAAGAAACAAATTTAAACCGAACtcattcaaattataaaaattcaatgcATGGAAATCCAAGATTACAAGACTTGTCAAAAAAATGACAAAGATAGAAGGAAAGAGAAAAGGCGGTGataagaacaataaaaaatggCGGCGAGACGAGACTTACCAATCTTGATTCTGAAAGCTCAGAAGAAAATTGAGGTTCTTTCTGCAATGAGGCTTCTTCAGAATCTTGCAGCGCCTTCGGAATGATGCTATGTGTGTCTTTCTTCGTTCTTTAGAATTTTTTTGGGGGTATTTCTaagtttggatttttttttttgcgtctttcttctttttttttcttctttatttggaAAGGAATGGATAAAATGAGAAAATCAATGTCAGAACAAAGACTCACGAAACTCCGGCATTAAATAGGTTATTCCTAATCCCAGAAAATTCAGAATACGAACCTTGTGAGGGTATTTCGGTCATTGCGCGTTAATTTGCGTGTGTCCTGTATGGCGGaaaagaagaattttttatttaaataaataatttaaaagtcCTACTAGAAAattaatggaatatttgtataatatgTACAATAGGCTATATAAGttacaaaatatatatcactcATAATAATCATTCGGGTActaggataataaacatctcatgtcataaatcactcatcccaaaaatctatctatctatttacttaatatactaaaattgaatttttccCCAATTAATAAGTGACGTGTCGATCCCTCATgacaatatttaatgcattattaaactacttatcaatcaTCAATTAAAACtacttt
This portion of the Arachis duranensis cultivar V14167 chromosome 6, aradu.V14167.gnm2.J7QH, whole genome shotgun sequence genome encodes:
- the LOC107493337 gene encoding ankyrin repeat-containing protein At5g02620 — translated: MKKQLTGIRGDSPLHSAIRAGNMELVLGIISENGEEELKELLSKTNNSGETALYVAAENDNLDIVKELIKYHDIGLAGFKAKNGFDAFHIAAKNGNLEILKVLMEAFPEVSMTVDMSNTTALHTAAAQGYIEVVNFLFEKGSSLISIAKSNGKTVLHSAARNGHVEVIKALLSREPELATRVDKKGQTALHMAVKGQNLDLVDELLKSSTSLLNMVDAKGNTALHIATRKGRLQIVQKILDCREINTDVINKSGETVLDTAEKNNRKDIANLLQVRGAKSAKSIKSPATNTALELKRTVSDIKSGVHNQLEHTFKTQRRMQGIAKRINKMQAEGLNNAINSNTVVAVLIATVAFAAIFNVPGQYPQTPSDRPPSLSLGEVYIAPNIEFTIFIIFDSLALFISLAVVVVQTSVVVIERKAKKQMTAVINKLMWLACVLISVSFLAMSYIVVGDNKGLAIAATALGTVIMAATLGTLCYWVIAHRLEAARLRSLRTTMSSRQSLSMSMMSPSENEYKTVYAI
- the LOC107493336 gene encoding phosphatidate phosphatase PAH1 is translated as MNVVGKVGSLITQGVYSVATPFHPFGGAVDVIVVQQQDGTFRSTPWYVRFGKFQGVLKGAEKFVRINVNGVEANFHMYLDNSGEAYFIKEVDDDKDVESSVADEDAGQSDFTHVHRLDHSISDSGVLRLKANDRPQIQRVESDLDRRYYELQDDEPGVDGSFELSEYGSNRYDNPNGENGLDSHGSHPEVVLVSVDGHMMTAPICGSEQNDEENVQLKNPQFHLGPAEGTEFCEGNEFTSDENAWAADYIRKLDDSTDDVPSCSYNRNGGDTTSEIVAKVHQREEVHVRYAEATLVIKDQENYVQSDTEEVAFGLRRETVFKSCLALDQFGQQDENADSEDEGSPAKVQKSADEYNANCSVGNENAQENIKSPCSIDELSPLSRPTYSDENGSTKVELGGVQEVDDKASVHVDTDSGSHSVTNDNETEGNDELIENSVLTDGVDDSKQIPALDDAKNLSEEIEPQPTTSNDEDQSYYGLGFEISLCGHELKVGMGSVAAAETFDAHRISAEEFRASAPLIIKNENLVVKFRERYLLWEKAAPLILGMAVFGLDSPVNPDDTIPVEQGDALSRDGDAGSTSSGRRWRLWPIPFRRVKTLEHSTSNASSDEIFVDTESELQSSLLDPSPKSYNPGSPHKQFVRTNVPGNEQIASLNLKEGQNLVTFSFSTRVLGTQQVDAHIYLWKWDAKIVISDVDGTITKSDVLGQFMPLVGKDWSQSGVARLFSAIKENGYQLLFLSARAIVQAYLTRNFLLNLKQDGNTLPNGPVVISPDGLFPSLYREVIRRAPHEFKIACLEDIKRLFPADYNPFYAGFGNRDTDELSYRKIGIPKGKIFIINPKGEVAISQRIDSKSYTSLHTLVNDMFPPTSLVEHEDFNSWNYWRVPIPDVNDN